Below is a window of Drosophila nasuta strain 15112-1781.00 chromosome X, ASM2355853v1, whole genome shotgun sequence DNA.
GAAGACAATGCAAATATGGACATAAATCTTGAACAACGTCTTATTCAAGTCAACAGCAGAACGAAAGTTAAACACAAAACTAAGCTGTAACcaaattgaaaactgaaaTCTGAAAACTTCAACTAAATCCACGAATGACAATGAAAATGCTTCGTTCTGCCTTGCTGGCATCTGAGTTAGAGATGCTCATGCTTCAATCACATTTAGTTGAGTTAATGAATGgacaatcaaattgaaatttaagtaCATCACAAACCAATCCTTGAGTTGATCACAAATGTTTCTTTGGCAgctaattttcaatttcaaattattttttcgtGCACTTTGgtttaaatatgttatacgTTCAAAATGTGATTCTTATTTGAcctaaaattataaaaaagaaataaaaatcgtgttaaaatcaagaataaaatcttgaatttagattatttgattttaaaatgtaaccaagaaggtttatttttaaagcaagATCAAAATTCTACAATAATTATAGAATGCTCATTCTTAAAATTCAAGATGATAATCTCTACTTACTGAGCTAACAGAAACAATATCGGAAATAAGATTCTATTTTCAACGGAAGcgaattccaacattttacgaaacaaaaacaaccttttttttaagatcgaaaagttcttaattcaaaatttgcaatcttcttttcaatctagaataaaacataattgaaAAAGGATTTTAATCTTAAGATATGATGTTTTTCATCTTAAAATgcttgatttaagatttcttcaacctaaaaatattatttcaaaattgtttttttttaagtctGAATAAAACTTACTTAGTTCAAGACTTGCCATCTATTTTTGTATCTaggtttttttctctctgtgtataaTTAGCAATATGTATTGTGctaatttttattacaatgaTCAACTGGAAGactaattttcaattaatggCAATTGATTTCTTAATGAGATAATAGTCAGTTTGGTATTAAAAGTGTCTGCTCTTTTCTTACTTTAAACGttattataaacaattttgaacATTTAGTAATACTAAGTTTAAGGGCTGTTCTTGCCTTTagaattacgcttgttattcgattttattgatttgcaggggccgaagggggcgtggtaaaaatttgaaacaaacttgatctgcgtgcaaacataaaaaaatctGTCGAAAATTGTAGCTCTATCTATTATAGTCTCTGtgatccagtgtttcatacggacagacagacagacggacagactgacatggctagatcgtctcggctgttgatgctgatcaagaatatatatactttatagggtctgagatgcctccttctacctgttacatacatttccctTCCCTTTataccgggtataaaaaccaGTTAAACCAATGAATATTCGTGCTTTTCGTGTCACGTGACACGATCGCATCTCTAACTTGAGTCAACTTCAGGTTGTTTGCTAAAGGAATTATTGTACTTTCTTCTGCTTGTAGCAGTCGCAACATGAAGGACaccaacggcaacagcaacagcaacagcagcaatgcaCACGCGTCCAACGGCAATAGtaacaatggcaacggcagcaacaacaacaacaacaacagcaacactgtCGCCAGTGGCAACGCCGCTGTGGCTGGCACGCCCCCAACGGCTCAGCAAACAgcggcaacagttgcaacGGGACAACAGTCGCTgcagtcacagcaacagcaacagcagcagcagtcacagCAAGCAGGaggacaacagcaactgacGCCGCGGAAGAGCAACATTCATGAGCTGCGCAATCAGGATTATGTGAGCCGCCTTAtggctgccacgcccccataTTTGTACTCGGCTCCCGTGGGTCCGAACAATTACTTCTTCAGCGATATGCTGCGCTCGCTGGTGCAGACGCGCAACAACGAGACGGCGCGagtgttgcaactgcaacagcagcagcaacagcaacagcagcaacaacaacaacagcaacaacaacagcagcaacagcaggcggCATTGGTGCGACGATCGAGGAAGCGTTCGTGGTCGCATCGTCCTTACTACGAGCAGCTGCGTGAGCGTCGCGATGCCGAGGagaaacagcaacatcaacagcagcagcaacaacaacagcagcagcagcaacatcaacagcatcaccagcaacagcagcaacaacaacaacagcagcagcagctgcaacatgtGAGCAGCACGGCAACAACCACGGTTGAGAAGCCACTCGAATTGACCAACAAGTCagcagccacgcccactcctACACCTACGCCCACGCCATACGGCTACACAAAGCTGGAGACAAAGCCGCTGGTGAAAGCAGCATTGGGCGGCGCCGTCGACAACACGCTGCAGGACAACACACCGCCAGCAGCCTCGTTGCCGCCACAGGATCTGGTGTTGCCTCCCCGGCCCCCCGTGTGGTATCCACCGTTGTATGCACCGTATGGCATCGATCCGCTGCACTTCTTCATCGATCTGCGCGTCTCGGGGCACATCTACGATCGCAAGAAGGAGAACGTCTCGCCGCtctccaacagcaacaacagcagcagcgccacCTCAGCGTCCGCGGCAGCAAccgcagctgctgctactgGTGCTCTCCTCTCCGCAGAGgattcagcagcagcagcagccgctgcgaGCAACTTGTCGAGCAGCAATAATCTGCTGAGCAAGCAGCGACATGGCTCCGCCTTCACAGTCCCCATCCCAAAGTCAGCGCAGAGCGATGCCATCAATCTGTGTGCCAACGGCGGCAACAGCAGTCTAACCGACAATCCGGCTGCTGCGCTGGGCAAGTTCGAACACTATGCCAAGTACTATGATCTCGGAGAGAGCAAGGAGAATAATCAGCCGGCAgccagcacagcagcagcagctgctgctgccgccgccgctgcagcGAATTTGTCCAAGTCGGGCGCCAGTTATATGCTGCAGCATCTGCCGCGACTTTACAGTCAGTTCGCCGCTCAACAggaggcggcggcagcggccgCTGTTGTCGGTGTTGTCGGTGGCTGTGATCTCGATGCCAAGTCGGAGTCGGCTTCGGCTTGTGCCGATTTGTGTGACGATGATTCGCTGGGACGCGGTTCGAGTGACACCGCTGGCGCTCTGCTCGAGAGCAACAGCTTGCAGAACGATCGGGACATCGATGTCGAGATCATTGACTCCATCAAGTATCGCACCGATGGCGAGAGCAGCCGCTGTTCCAGCAACGATGAGGCCTCCGTCACGCAGATCGATTAAGATCGGGCTCCCAACTTTATGTGTTCGTGTTCGTGTTGCATCCCAATAAAGAAGTCACTTGGCTAATGAaaatatcgtttttttttatactcgtATGTAGAACATATTTTAGGTGGTTTTTTTTAGCATACAAGTTTCTTACTATACACATTTGTGACAGCGTCTATAAGGAAGCATCTCTAACTTGATAAGGTATACCATATGTATGTGAATTCTTCGTCAGCATCAAGCGAATCGAGTTGATATGTTTTGGTTGACTATCAGGTATGTTTTCAAttgctt
It encodes the following:
- the LOC132797002 gene encoding myb-like protein I, translating into MKDTNGNSNSNSSNAHASNGNSNNGNGSNNNNNNSNTVASGNAAVAGTPPTAQQTAATVATGQQSLQSQQQQQQQQSQQAGGQQQLTPRKSNIHELRNQDYVSRLMAATPPYLYSAPVGPNNYFFSDMLRSLVQTRNNETARVLQLQQQQQQQQQQQQQQQQQQQQQQAALVRRSRKRSWSHRPYYEQLRERRDAEEKQQHQQQQQQQQQQQQHQQHHQQQQQQQQQQQQLQHVSSTATTTVEKPLELTNKSAATPTPTPTPTPYGYTKLETKPLVKAALGGAVDNTLQDNTPPAASLPPQDLVLPPRPPVWYPPLYAPYGIDPLHFFIDLRVSGHIYDRKKENVSPLSNSNNSSSATSASAAATAAAATGALLSAEDSAAAAAAASNLSSSNNLLSKQRHGSAFTVPIPKSAQSDAINLCANGGNSSLTDNPAAALGKFEHYAKYYDLGESKENNQPAASTAAAAAAAAAAAANLSKSGASYMLQHLPRLYSQFAAQQEAAAAAAVVGVVGGCDLDAKSESASACADLCDDDSLGRGSSDTAGALLESNSLQNDRDIDVEIIDSIKYRTDGESSRCSSNDEASVTQID